One window from the genome of Yarrowia lipolytica chromosome 1B, complete sequence encodes:
- a CDS encoding uncharacterized protein (Compare to YALI0B17776g, similar to KLLA0D12606g Kluyveromyces lactis IPF 4552.1), giving the protein MIDHDKIPGTINLVDTTDSEVVLHPVPSAHPDDPLNWSYRRKLLSMFCMFIFTLGVSIPSASIYSVLIPISENTGLSLDTLNQGTGYMYLTFGLGCIIFQPLSQQFGKRPIFLISMLGTCLIQLWGPHAKNSGQWIGSKLLQGFFGAPVESLCEVLVSDVWFEHERGRWIGLYGFGLMFASNIAPVLAGLISQGQDWTWVLYWGTIFNAVCFVFLFLFFEETNFVRHPALKKVDSITSDDGAVTLNEKNTAKSVSVTTDVELATTDVMKKKTFIQKLALFDQPRPIMIWEMMKRPFIIFFRFPVIVFSGFLCGLGLVWFNLVNGTVSAVLSADPYNFTPDKVGLCYISSCVIVFISSIYGGYASDKLRIVLAKRNGGISEPEHRLWVLIAYLILCPSMLILWGMGAADKIHWFPIILGMGFVQGMSALTSICSVNYAVDSYREIASDSMVTVILIRNCMSFGIGYGVTPWFQNEGLKRCFGEAAAVSFVCISTFFIFIKWGKSMRKNGKHVYWNFVQQSIDNGMSI; this is encoded by the coding sequence ATGATTGACCACGATAAGATCCCCGGAACAATCAACCTGGTTGACACCACCGACTCTGAGGTGGTTCTCCACCCTGTTCCCTCCGCCCATCCGGATGACCCACTCAACTGGTCGTACCGTCGAAAGTTGTTGTCCATGTTTTGCATGTTCATTTTCACCCTTGGTGTTTCCATTCCTTCGGCTTCCATCTACTCAGTGCTCATTCCCATCTCTGAAAACACAGGCTTGTCTCTGGACACTCTCAACCAAGGCACAGGTTACATGTACCTGACGTTTGGTCTGGGATGTATCATTTTCCAGCCTCTGTCTCAGCAGTTTGGCAAGCGGCCAATCTTCCTCATCTCCATGCTTGGTACATGTCTGATCCAGCTCTGGGGTCCTCATGCTAAGAACTCTGGCCAGTGGATTGGCTCTAAGCTGCTGCAGGGTTTCTTCGGAGCTCCCGTTGAGTCGCTTTGCGAAGTGCTTGTGTCTGACGTGTGGTTTGAGCACGAGCGAGGACGATGGATCGGTCTGTATGGATTTGGACTCATGTTTGCATCTAACATAGCACCTGTCTTGGCAGGTCTGATTTCCCAGGGCCAGGACTGGACTTGGGTTCTGTACTGGGGCACAATCTTCAACGCTGTTTGCTTCGTATTTCTgtttctcttcttcgagGAGACCAACTTTGTGCGACACCCAGCGCTGAAGAAGGTGGACAGTATCACCTCTGATGACGGAGCCGTCACCCTCAACGAGAAGAACACTGCCAAATCTGTCTCTGTAACTACTGATGTCGAATTGGCCACCACAGACGTCatgaaaaagaagacctTTATCCAGAAACTCGCTCTGTTCGATCAGCCTCGTCCCATCATGATTTGGGAAATGATGAAGAGACCGTTCATTATCTTTTTCCGGTTCCCCGTCATTGTCTTCTCTGGTTTCCTCTGCGGTCTTGGACTCGTCTGGTTTAACTTGGTCAATGGAACCGTCTCTGCTGTTCTCTCTGCCGATCCCTACAACTTCACTCCTGACAAGGTCGGTCTGTGCTACATTTCGTCTTGTGTGATTGTCTTTATCTCATCCATCTACGGAGGTTATGCTTCGGACAAGCTGCGAATTGTGTTGGCTAAACGAAACGGGGGCATCTCTGAGCCCGAGCACCGTTTGTGGGTTCTCATTGCGTACCTCATCCTCTGTCCTTCCATGTTGATTCTGTGGGGCATGGGAGCTGCTGACAAGATTCACTGGTTCCCTATCATTCTCGGAATGGGATTCGTCCAAGGAATGTCTGCCCTCACCTCCATCTGTTCTGTCAACTACGCCGTCGACTCCTACCGAGAGATTGCCTCCGACTCTATGGTCACCGTCATTCTCATCCGAAACTGTATGTCTTTCGGTATCGGTTACGGAGTGACCCCCTGGTTCCAGAACGAGGGTCTCAAGCGATGTTTCGGAGAGGCCGCTGCTGTGTCTTTCGTGTGTatctccaccttcttcatcttcatcaaaTGGGGTAAGAGCATGCGTAAGAATGGCAAGCACGTCTACTGGAATTTTGTGCAGCAGTCCATTGACAACGGAATGTCCATCTAA
- a CDS encoding uncharacterized protein (Compare to YALI0B17754g, similar to Saccharomyces cerevisiae YMR259C; ancestral locus Anc_8.811, weakly similar to uniprot|Q03496 Saccharomyces cerevisiae YMR259c) yields the protein MDPQQHVCALRELPDGLELRLEDGVIAQDDLPRLRKALIGKKPSKDQENTFKHLFPLLCDSAVNSTGVGSYRTLATDCLSISIQRATQSVDKGADLAEIVTITEINQLFEFVCDFWTDANPALGNALKDMFGKIIALAYKVLPAQMVTEMIGVWAVRVMKMPKSMRVVYFVLEIITKSVGGSFILAQDEHFVEEALGVMGSVALANPVGKTLYAIFSSIRTQIREAHVYDNSGEGSEITNWVELWAPPVRERMTTDMTLQKHILLYFLPQMFKFHPDCFPVFMLSTFGDLSRALTLSEIQLEALVGCLKIGQEIGLIEVGSSEFLQVDMVRNLLQHESMSLRAAALSLLLNSPKGSEAVKPYVYEVLRNVLPDLFAEGDAEFRNKVYSYMRQFTTRVRDSSYALQRDIGRMESKLEKLKGEEKEKLQAKMEDYVVQVEAAHTYSQWLVDFITAQLNPCAPYQTFHTALRLIPMLIHSGLDKKLDQHIIRKNYLEFPFQVEIFTPLLVERLIDGVTSNYEDLRQMCVVLLKMSPTECFPNNEITVLADRGMTMMAGIRGREGDSGARLTQFVFNLYGRTGQQAQIQFFERLLTKVEEFLVTAESNLTLAVKEYPVHGYFSALRFILEDVVAEGYNAEWLPCVNRALKNVHYTWDLTKAILTDDSPEGNVPEELNDVEDIELKYGPASQLVLSYAWRAVKESTAMMGSILALVSDISDQTILECGNLSIEQLATVRHRGAFSSVYPTFVACCKRCAKTDTLKGKPEEWLNYNIDLIEKMAQKITRRSGGLPYLIAGVLCAESDEDRPLLKHTFEELLQIANKPLDADATIAQIPQVHALNCMRILFIESDLSEASAHYIDEGLQLSIERFSSPTWAVRNCAVMLYTSLQNRLFGTKRVATVVEGSNLSRNNTGTVPARLFFTRYKNIREILLQHLRDHVDSLDEDSTALETTYPVLSLLSRLEGTNGYEGLDEFRTLIKGCLRSKVWKIREVAARTYAFMTADDLLFDSVSSLAETLPDTSQNYTHGCLLAIDATLARATIKLPHKKLPQQVLQKLYALFTPLLKQNPCPATQIAYFRILKNLYQKDSKAPFSGRLVQFSLTQIEQNFNGKLDAAARVLRQECVYVLLKYSSDSGLGPGIFVSYVRQLFSDSTYEVVQTTIATIEERLGEFDQETKCSILESLWDLTRVSHCDLVKGPALRLLSTLLKDTPSTLSDSLCQSLLFSYTNEHSTDISESALGALGPFTARVNDAAKTRKWLSLVKKYADETAAFSSRQAALRSLCAYLRVKSTQNDTSDETMQSYILLLLYLSDDDTNLREMAAHFTSKELCGLPFASTNVRAEKALLEKLNNENRVEFTPHLTSLLEGYTSLPSQIDAALADDSFLFSTERQNVYRNEPVLLSTVQGVLAEGPAPEGSSLEGWLKPGLEHWKAKKEELEKRPELKTEYNFFLVKARTDLAEELSVKWGVEKMEV from the exons ATGGACCCACAACAACACGTTTGCGCTCTGCGCGAACTACCAGATGGCCTGGAGCTTCGTCTAGAGGATGGCGTGATTGCGCAAGACGATCTTCCGCGACTGAGAAAGGCATTGATTGGAAAAAAGCCTTCCAAGGATCAGGA AAACACATTTAAACATTTATTCCCGCTGCTGTGTGACTCGGCAGTCAACTCAACAGGCGTGGGATCATACCGAACGTTGGCCACCGACTGTCTCAGTATATCGATCCAGCGAGCGACACAGAGTGTGGATAAGGGGGCGGATCTGGCAGAGATTGTGACAATAACCGAAATCAACCAGCTGTTCGAGTTTGTGTGCGACTTCTGGACAGACGCGAACCCGGCACTGGGAAACGCCCTCAAGGACATGTTTGGAAAGATCATTGCACTGGCCTACAAGGTGCTGCCAGCCCAAATGGTCACCGAAATGATTGGCGTGTGGGCAGTGCGGGTAATGAAGATGCCCAAGTCCATGCGAGTCGTTTACTTTGTGCTGGAGATTATCACCAAGAGCGTTGGAGGAAGCTTCATTCTGGCTCAGGATGAACATtttgtggaggaggctctcGGAGTCATGGGAAGTGTGGCGTTGGCCAATCCCGTTGGAAAAACTCTGTATGCCATCTTTTCGTCTATTCGAACTCAGATCAGGGAGGCTCATGTTTACGACAACTCAGGGGAAGGCTCTGAGATCACCAATTGGGTCGAGCTGTGGGCACCTCCGGTTCGAGAGCGAATGACCACAGATATGACACTTCAAAAACACATTCTGCTGTATTTCCTGCCGCAAATGTTCAAATTCCACCCCGACTGTTTCCCCGTCTTCATGCTGTCTACCTTTGGAGACCTCTCACGAGCTTTGACTCTGTCAGAGATTCAATTAGAGGCCCTGGTGGGCTGTCTGAAGATTGGCCAGGAGATTGGTCTCATCGAAGTAGGTTCCTCGGAGTTCCTGCAGGTCGACATGGTCCGAAACCTGCTCCAACATGAGTCCATGTCCCTACGAGCTGCAGCTTTGTCTCTGCTGCTAAACTCACCCAAGGGATCTGAGGCTGTGAAGCCGTACGTTTACGAAGTGCTCCGAAACGTGCTTCCTGACCTGTTTGCTGAGGGAGATGCAGAGTTCAGAAACAAGGTGTACTCCTACATGAGACAGTTCACCACAAGAGTCCGAGATTCCAGTTATGCGCTACAAAGAGATATTGGACGCATGGAATCGAAactggagaagctcaagggtgaagagaaggaaaaacTGCAGGCGAAAATGGAGGATTACGTGGTGCAAGTTGAGGCAGCACATACATATAGCCAATGGCTTGTGGACTTTATCACAGCACAACTCAATCCGTGTGCTCCTTACCAGACCTTCCACACTGCTCTTCGGCTAATACCCATGCTGATTCATTCGGGTCTGGATAAGAAACTAGACCAGCACATTATTCGAAAAAATTACTTGGAGTTTCCATTCCAAGTTGAGATCTTCACTCCTCTTCTTGTGGAGCGACTCATCGACGGTGTAACCTCTAATTACGAGGATCTGCGTCAGATGTGTGTGGTGCTGTTGAAGATGTCCCCCACAGAGTGTTTCCCTAACAATGAAATCACTGTGCTAGCTGACAGAGGCATGACGATGATGGCTGGTATCCGAGGGCGAGAGGGAGACTCGGGCGCACGACTGACGCAGTTTGTGTTCAATTTGTACGGACGAACTGGCCAACAGGCTCAAATTCAGTTCTTTGAGCGTCTTCTTacaaaggtggaggagtttcTGGTCACTGCGGAGAGTAATCTGACTCTTGCAGTGAAGGAGTACCCTGTTCATGGATACTTTTCGGCTCTTCGGTTCATTCTGGAGGATGTTGTTGCTGAGGGATACAACGCTGAATGGCTTCCATGTGTGAACAGAGCTCTTAAGAACGTTCATTACACTTGGGATCTGACCAAGGCCATTCTGACAGACGACTCTCCCGAAGGCAACGTGCCTGAGGAGCTCAATGATGTGGAAGATATTGAGCTCAAGTACGGGCCTGCTTCTCAGCTAGTTCTGTCGTATGCCTGGAGAGCAGTCAAAGAGAGCACCGCCATGATGGGCTCTATTCTTGCTCTGGTGTCGGATATCAGCGACCAGACCATTCTCGAATGTGGAAATCTGTccattgagcagctggcTACCGTCAGACATCGAGGAGcattctcttctgtctACCCTACCTTTGTCGCCTGTTGCAAGCGATGTGCCAAGACAGATACGCTCAAGGGCAAGCCTGAGGAGTGGCTCAACTATAACATTGACTTGATCGAGAAGATGGCTCAGAAGATCACCCGACGAAGTGGAGGTCTGCCTTACTTGATTGCCGGCGTGTTGTGTGCTGAGTCGGATGAAGATCGTCCTCTTCTTAAACACACCTTTgaggagctgctccagatTGCTAACAAGCCCCTGGATGCAGACGCTACGATTGCTCAGATTCCCCAGGTCCATGCACTGAACTGTATGCGAATTCTGTTCATTGAAAGTGACCTGTCCGAGGCTTCGGCTCATTACATTGACGAGGGTCTTCAATTGTCTATTGAGCGGTTCTCTTCACCCACTTGGGCCGTTCGAAACTGTGCTGTCATGCTGTACACTTCTCTTCAGAACCGTTTGTTCGGCACCAAACGAGTGGCTACTGTTGTTGAGGGCTCCAACCTGTCCAGAAATAACACAGGTACAGTCCCTGCACGTCTGTTCTTCACCCGGTACAAGAATATCCGAGAGATTCTGCTCCAGCATCTGCGAGACCATGTTGACTCTCTCGATGAAGACTCTACGGCTCTGGAAACTACGTACCCCGTTCTGTCACTCCTGTCTCGACTAGAAGGAACCAACGGATACGAAGGTCTGGACGAGTTCCGAACCCTCATTAAGGGCTGTCTGCGCTCCAAGGTGTGGAAGATTCGAGAAGTCGCTGCTCGAACCTATGCGTTTATGACAGCCGACGATCTGCTGTTTGACAGCGTTTCTTCTCTGGCCGAGACGCTGCCTGACACCTCTCAGAACTACACCCATGGCTGTCTTTTGGCCATTGATGCCACTCTTGCTCGAGCAACTATCAAGCTGCCACACAAGAAGCTTCCTCAGCAAGTTCTTCAGAAGCTCTATGCTCTGTTTACTCCTCTGTTGAAGCAAAACCCCTGCCCTGCTACCCAGATCGCTTACTTCCGAATTCTCAAGAATCTCTACCAGAAGGATTCCAAGGCCCCTTTCTCTGGCCGTCTGGTGCAGTTCTCTCTCACCCAGATTGAACAGAACTTCAACGGAAAGCtggatgctgctgctcgagtTCTGAGACAAGAGTGTGTCTACGTTCTGCTCAAGTACTCGTCTGACTCCGGGCTGGGACCTGGTATCTTTGTGTCTTACGTGCGACAGCTGTTTTCTGACTCAACTTATGAAGTTGTTCAGACTACCATTGCTACTATCGAAGAGCGACTGGGCGAGTTTGACCAGGAAACAAAATGCTCTATTCTGGAGTCGCTCTGGGATCTCACCCGAGTGTCTCACTGTGATCTGGTTAAGGGCCCGGCTCTCAGACTACTGTCTACTCTGCTGAAGGACACCCCAAGCACTCTTTCAGATTCTCTCTGTCAGTCTCTGCTGTTCTCATACACCAATGAACACTCTACAGACATTAGTGAGAGTGCTCTTGGAGCTCTGGGGCCTTTCACTGCCCGAGTTAACGATGCTGCCAAGACACGAAAGTGGTTATCGTTGGTGAAGAAGTACGCAGATGAAACTGCTGCTTTCAGCTCTCGCCAGGCTGCGCTCAGATCGCTGTGCGCTTACCTGCGGGTCAAGTCCACCCAGAATGACACTTCCGATGAGACCATGCAGTCTTACATTCTCCTGTTGCTGTATCTCTCTGACGACGATACCAACTTGCGAGAGATGGCTGCCCATTTCACTTCCAAGGAGTTATGTGGTCTGCCATTTGCTTCTACCAACGTACGAGCTGAGAAGGCACTtttggagaagctcaacaatGAGAACCGGGTTGAGTTTACACCTCATCTGACTTCTCTGTTGGAGGGCTACACATCTCTGCCGTCTCAGATCGATGCTGCCCTTGCAGATGACTCGTTCCTGTTCTCTACCGAGCGTCAGAATGTGTACAGGAACGAGCcagttcttctttccacCGTCCAGGGCGTTCTGGCTGAGGGGCCTGCACCTGAAGGTAGCAGTTTGGAGGGGTGGCTTAAACCTGGACTTGAGCATTGGAAGGctaagaaggaggagctggagaagcgacCGGAGCTGAAGACCGAGTAcaacttcttcttggtcaAGGCCAGAACCGATCTGGCAGAAGAGCTGAGTGTTAAGTGGGGTGTGGAGAAAATGGAGGTctaa
- a CDS encoding uncharacterized protein (Compare to YALI0B17820g, similar to Saccharomyces cerevisiae SLD5 (YDR489W); ancestral locus Anc_3.94, uniprot|Q6CE80 Yarrowia lipolytica YALI0B17820g thermosensitive suppressor of 7SRNA defect): MEEDNLDLEGMDIHSGLDSSFHSPPHTSDPAGLSMDETDDIDDLINNVRPHDPLGTLEEKEADIKELTHSWVTERMSPTLLPTKEALLFRILKRVQLQIEVIEEKSIDMSPDTDVKLELLIVETELERIKYLIRSYLRVRLLKIDNSMEYYQSSPLDRMNMSQTERMYLNRHYALLKNLYAHQFMNTFPDSLKQMNDSSGSASMVQEPNMDHPVFVRVVKDTGRKIIIGNDSVKLRKGSIVVIKYSIIVKYVESGDVVFI; the protein is encoded by the coding sequence atggaggaggacaacTTGGACTTGGAAGGCATGGACATTCACAGCGGGCTCGACTCGTCGTTCCACTCACCGCCGCACACATCTGATCCAGCGGGTCTGAGCATGGATGAAACGGACGATATTGATGATCTGATCAACAACGTGCGACCACACGACCCACTAGGTACTttggaagagaaggaggctgatATCAAAGAGTTGACACATTCATGGGTGACTGAGCGAATGTCACCAACGCTTCTTCCGACGAAGGAGGCGCTGTTGTTCCGGATTCTCAAACGTGTGCAGCTTCAGATCgaggtgattgaggagAAGTCGATAGACATGAGTCCGGACACAGACGTGAAGCTGGAACTGCTGATTGTGGAGACGGAGCTGGAGCGTATCAAGTACCTGATCCGGTCGTATCTGCGCGTGCGACTGCTTAAGATCGATAACAGCATGGAGTACTACCAGTCTTCCCCCTTGGACAGAATGAACATGTCTCAAACAGAGAGAATGTATCTCAACCGGCACTATGCGCTGTTGAAGAATCTGTACGCGCATCAGTTTATGAACACGTTCCCAGACAGTCTCAAACAGATGAACGACTCTTCAGGAAGTGCAAGCATGGTTCAGGAGCCCAACATGGACCATCCAGTGTTTGTGCGAGTAGTCAAGGATACAGGACGAAAGATTATCATTGGAAACGATTCAGTCAAGCTGCGAAAGGGTAgtatcgtcgtcatcaagTACTCCATCATCGTGAAGTATGTTgagagtggtgatgttgtttTCATTTGA
- a CDS encoding uncharacterized protein (Compare to YALI0B17798g, similar to Saccharomyces cerevisiae PAC11 (YDR488C); ancestral locus Anc_3.95, similar to uniprot|Q8X179 Emericella nidulans Cytoplasmic dynein intermediate chain): MSSSRRSEIEAKRARIAEMRKAREALQQQEVSLNKHTNTARGNLLTQAQRAAPSKEDIDQLVDSLVTTRIDDTPGSFSIVIADAFDQVPVVQGPDTSATSNTASASASTSTAAAITTRTTSPPLCYSKGVQTDPIDDDIDLDSDETAADASRPDSGTQDEEPSISSYPAQVSIPPPDDNVSIVFAEPSAAASEDLLPFVQQSLKVVERSLKPQKFDVLTDYGSQGLTTTHDEEALVSQSLQFSHSDTDGRAVLDLAWSHSFPELLVASYTEKRDSIAEAKGCVKVWNMHMPAKPEYTFVADSDVTSVLCSPFHPTLVFGGLYNGQIMVWDMRASSSQAILASPLSGSAHSHPVLALDLYGTQNASSLVSASTDGTICTWSPDILAKPQEKILLQPSSEAARNLTISPTALVTPAQDTSYFLFGTEEGSMYHCNRYDKAGTSAGIDARNSAQYAAAHLAPVTCLDLHPSKHSVDLGDYLLTSGFDWKIKLWRTSTVSATAPADTNTSNPLLHTIYRDDTVYSAKWNPSCPSLFGAVDGSGHLEVYDLLVDIDVPVARVKPQAKTAADNLLHPLNKLAWDKSGKSAAVGGFDGMITVFDLGNELLQKNTANDWKEMRILLNKIDTV; encoded by the coding sequence ATGAGCTCGAGCAGACGCAGCGAGATCGAGGCCAAAAGGGCCAGAATCGCAGAGATGCGAAAGGCCAGAGAAGCTCTTCAACAGCAGGAGGTGAGTCTcaacaaacacacaaacacagccAGGGGGAACCTACTAACACAGGCACAAAGAGCAGCACCCTCTAAAGAGGATATCGACCAGCTGGTAGACTCATTGGTGACTACTCGAATTGACGACACCCCAGGATCTTTTTCCATAGTCATTGCTGATGCCTTTGATCAAGTTCCTGTGGTTCAGGGTCCTGATACATCAGCCACTTCCAACACAGCATCAGCGTCAGCTTCAACTTCTACAGCCGCTGCGATTACAACTCGGACAACATCACCGCCACTCTGCTACTCAAAGGGGGTCCAGACCGACCCCATTGATGACGATATTGATCTCGACAGCGAcgaaacagcagcagacgcGTCCAGACCAGACTCTGGGACACAGGATGAGGAGCCCAGCATTTCTAGTTACCCGGCCCAGGTTTCAATTCCGCCTCCAGATGACAACGTTAGTATTGTGTTCGCAGAGCCTTCTGCTGCGGCTTCCGAAGACCTGCTTCCGTTTGTGCAACAATCGCTCAAGGTGGTGGAACGGTCGCTCAAACCTCAAAAATTTGATGTTCTCACAGATTATGGTTCTCAGGGACTCACTACAACCCATGATGAAGAGGCGCTCGTGTCGCAGTCTCTCCAGTTTTCCCATTCAGACACAGACGGACGAGCCGTGCTTGATCTTGCTTGGTCGCACTCCTTccccgagctgctggtggcATCGTACACGGAGAAACGCGACTCCATTGCGGAGGCTAAAGGCTGTGTGAAGGTTTGGAATATGCACATGCCTGCTAAGCCCGAGTACACGTTTGTGGCAGACTCGGACGTGACTTCGGTGCTGTGCTCTCCCTTCCACCCCACACTTGTGTTTGGAGGCCTCTATAACGGCCAGATCATGGTGTGGGACATGAGGGCGTCCAGTTCACAGGCTATTTTGGCCTCTCCACTTTCCGGAAGTGCCCATTCACACCCTGTGTTGGCATTGGACCTCTACGGTACCCAAAATGCATCTTCGTTGGTGTCTGCTTCGACCGATGGAACCATCTGCACGTGGTCCCCCGACATTCTCGCCAAACCACAGGAGAAGATTTTGCTACAGCCGTCTTCTGAGGCAGCTCGAAATCTCACCATTTCGCCCACTGCTCTCGTGACGCCTGCCCAAGACACCTCGTACTTTCTGTTCGGCACCGAAGAGGGTTCCATGTACCATTGCAACCGGTACGACAAGGCCGGTACGAGTGCTGGTATTGACGCACGCAACTCGGCTCAGTATGCCGCAGCTCATTTGGCTCCTGTTACGTGTCTCGACCTGCATCCTTCTAAGCATAGCGTGGACTTGGGAGACTATCTTCTCACGTCGGGTTTCGATTGGAAGATCAAGCTGTGGCGAACTAGCACCGTGTCCgccacagctccagctgacacaaacacctccaacccTCTTCTGCATACCATTTACCGGGACGATACGGTGTATTCGGCGAAGTGGAACCCCTCGTGCCCATCGCTCTTTGGAGCTGTGGATGGATCTGGGCACTTGGAGGTGTACGATCTGCTCGTTGATATCGACGTTCCTGTTGCTCGTGTGAAGCCTCAGGCGAAGACTGCTGCGGACAATCTTTTGCATCCTCTTAATAAGCTTGCCTGGGACAAGTCTGGCAAGTCTGCGGCCGTTGGGGGTTTTGATGGCATGATTACCGTGTTCGATCTTGGTAACGAGTTGCTGCAAAAGAACACGGCTAATGATTGGAAGGAGATGAGAATCTTGCTGAACAAGATTGATACTGTTTAG